One genomic window of Ziziphus jujuba cultivar Dongzao chromosome 4, ASM3175591v1 includes the following:
- the LOC107415148 gene encoding uncharacterized protein LOC107415148 translates to MIIALRGTKKKKNFHTKIPSGTLERDRHRKKKKKKKGKKRRKKNTKKVRASRPYGLMDGGNGWHMASCGHDNTIINRMMLRFRPIAPKPASGGSFPEGTSQENKNGLLPGKRVKRKYVRVKNNPRRRKNNTTTTTSTTSPSRSSNSLDHNSKKVGLDSATITLQLMPENTDGQDKPSSGSRFDNLDRAVASIPLQDNPKPPPTLWINNINFNNSHVQINDNGIVQHRTVEKAAVPPIIVESWVTVDFVTDTCMEVGVGALGSTDVERINNLDKDTCPGFVSDGSDRVKWVNEAYKNMVRQQVPVGKSWLPPETMTVWLIVTKTKLPNTTSFTCLVSLRYYWLGKEKCLKMVPCDVWRMDCGGFAWRLDVKAALSLGLS, encoded by the coding sequence ATGATTATCGCTCTCcggggaaccaaaaaaaaaaaaaacttccacACAAAAATACCATCAGGAACTTTAGAGAGAGACAgacaccgaaaaaaaaaaaaaaaaaaaaagggaaaaaagaggaggaagaaaaacacaaagaaaGTGAGAGCATCTCGGCCGTACGGCTTGATGGACGGTGGAAATGGATGGCACATGGCTAGCTGTGGTCATGATAATACGATAATCAATAGGATGATGCTAAGATTCCGGCCGATCGCGCCGAAACCGGCCTCCGGAGGTTCTTTTCCCGAAGGAACTTCGCAGGAGAACAAGAACGGTTTACTTCCAGGGAAAAGAGTGAAAAGAAAGTACGTTAGGGTTAAAAATAATCCTAGGAGGAGGAAGAATAATACCACTACTACTACTAGTACAACTAGTCCTAGTAGATCTTCTAACTCCTTAGATCATAACTCCAAAAAAGTAGGATTGGACTCCGCTACTATCACGCTTCAACTCATGCCGGAAAACACTGACGGTCAAGATAAGCCGTCTAGTGGATCTAGGTTTGATAATCTTGATCGTGCGGTTGCGAGCATCCCTCTCCAGGATAATCCCAAACCACCACCGACGTTGTggattaacaatattaattttaacaacAGCCACGTCCAGATCAACGATAACGGAATCGTACAGCATCGGACGGTGGAGAAGGCGGCAGTTCCGCCTATAATAGTGGAGTCGTGGGTGACGGTGGACTTCGTGACAGACACGTGCATGGAAGTAGGAGTAGGAGCGTTAGGTAGTACGGACGTTGAGAGAATAAATAATCTGGATAAGGACACGTGTCCAGGGTTTGTATCGGACGGCTCGGATAGAGTGAAGTGGGTGAACGAAGCGTACAAGAATATGGTGAGGCAACAGGTTCCGGTGGGAAAAAGTTGGTTACCGCCGGAGACTATGACGGTGTGGCTAATCGTTACTAAAACCAAGTTGCCTAATACGACGTCGTTTACTTGCCTAGTGAGTCTACGATACTACTGGCTGGGAAAGGAAAAGTGTTTGAAAATGGTTCCCTGTGATGTGTGGAGGATGGACTGTGGAGGGTTTGCATGGAGGCTCGACGTCAAGGCTGCTCTAAGTTTGGGTCTATCATGA
- the LOC107415130 gene encoding cytochrome c1-2, heme protein, mitochondrial produces MAAEIEVVDGPNDEGEMFTCPGKLSCRFHQPYPNKQAVRFANGGAYPPDLSLNYQNGKRCSFLSWAAEPELRTDTGGIQMDICSLIGTPSSLLITRA; encoded by the exons ATGGCTGCTGAGATTGAGGTGGTTGATGGACCTAATGATGAGGGGGAGATGTTCACTTGCCCTGGTAAACTCAGCTGCCGATTTCATCAGCCATATCCAAATAAGCAAGCAGTTAGGTTTGCTAATGGAGGGGCCTATCCTCCAGATCTAAGTCTTAATTACCAAA ATGGGAAAAGATGTTCGTTTTTGTCGTGGGCTGCTGAACCAGAATTGAGAACGGATACTG GTGGGATTCAAATGGATATTTGTTCTCTCATTGGCACTCCTTCAAGCTTGCTTATTACCCGTGCTTGA
- the LOC107415147 gene encoding kelch repeat-containing protein At3g27220 — protein MARFPHKHTSSYSSATKLVFLTFIVGLLAVAFVADFLWASSSSSSSSSAYFSVASNWALEKTGILVVPNANSRKVGRKEGLKHKKEHGPERFLSATFADLPAPDLQWEAMPPAPVPRLDGYAIQIKNHLYVFAGYGSLDHVHSHVDVFNFTDNTWGGRIDMPKEMAHSHLGIATDGRYIYIISGQYGPQCRGPTARSFVLDTETKKWRSMPPLPFPRYAPATQLWRGRLHVMGGSKENRHTPALEHWSLAVKDGKALEKQWRSEIPIPRGGPHRACIAADDRLFVIGGQEGDFMAKPGSPIFKCSRRNEVVYGDVYMLDDEMKWKVLPPMPKPNSHIECAWVIVNNSIIITGGTTEKHPVTKRMMLVGEVFQFDLDSLTWSVIGKLPYRVKTTLAGFWDGYLYFTSGQRDRGPDNPQPRKVIGDMWRTKLSL, from the exons ATGGCCAGATTTCCTCATAAGCATACTTCTTCATATTCCTCTGCAACAAAGTTGGTTTTTTTAACTTTCATCGTAGGTCTGCTTGCTGTGGCCTTCGTTGCTGATTTCCTTTGGGCTtcgtcctcttcttcttcttcttcttctgcatatTTCTCTGTTGCATCCAATTGGGCGCTTGAGAAAACTGGGATTTTAGTTGTGCCAAATGCAAATTCCAGAAAAGTTGGCAGG AAAGAAGGTCTTAAACATAAAAAGGAACATGGTCCTGAGAGATTCTTATCTGCAACTTTTGCTGATTTACCTGCACCTGATTTACAATGGGAGGCAATGCCACCAGCACCGGTGCCTCGTCTTGACGGATATGCAATACAGATAAAAAATCATTTGTATGTCTTTGCAGGATATGGCTCTCTTGACCAT GTGCACTCTCATGTGGATGTGTTCAATTTTACTGATAATACATGGGGAGGAAGGATTGATATGCCCAAGGAGATGGCACATTCACATTTAGGAATTGCAACTGATGGAAGATACATATACATTATATCAGGACAATATGGTCCACAATGCAGAGGACCTACGGCTCGATCATTTGTGCTAGACACTGAGACAAAGAAATGGAGGAGCATGCCCCCTCTACCTTTCCCTAG GTATGCTCCAGCAACTCAGTTATGGAGAGGCAGACTTCATGTGATGGGCGGCAGCAAAGAGAACCGCCACACGCCTGCGCTAGAGCACTGGAGTCTAGCAGTAAAGGATGGAAAAGCATTGGAGAAACAGTGGCGGTCTGAAATACCCATTCCCCGTGGTGGACCTCATAG GGCTTGTATTGCGGCCGATGATCGCCTTTTTGTTATTGGTGGTCAAGAAGGTGATTTTATGGCAAAACCTGGGTCACCCATTTTTAAGTGCTCACGCAGAAATGAG GTAGTTTACGGTGATGTATACATGTTGGATGATGAAATGAAGTGGAAAGTTTTACCTCCAATGCCAAAACCCAACTCTCATATAGAGTGTGCATGGGTAATTGTAAACAATTCAATTATCATCACTGGAGGAACGACAGAAAAGCACCCAGTAACCAAGAGGATGATGCTGGTTGGGGAAGTTTTCCAGTTCGATCTAGACTCACTG ACTTGGTCTGTGATTGGGAAGCTTCCTTACAGAGTGAAAACCACACTAGCTGGTTTCTGGGATGGTTATTTGTATTTTACGTCCGGACAGCGGGACAGGGGACCGGATAACCCACAGCCAAGGAAAGTCATTGGCGATATGTGGAGAACTAAATTGAGTTTGTGA
- the LOC107415146 gene encoding uncharacterized protein LOC107415146 has translation MEVSPLHDRCIWYPIPSSSSSHRHLFLHSRVSVSTRNNPRLLSSSSSSSSSCRSVRWRNLCSASTSDTLVAGSRKEDGKNREVATKKKEGVRHDEFGGDLKSWMHQNGLPPCKVLLKERPSHDQKHSPIHYVAASQDLQVGDVAFSVPNSLVVTLERVLGNETVAELLTTNKLSELACLALYLMYEKKQGKKSFWYPYIRELDRQRGRGQLAVESPLLWSEAELAYLTGSPTKDEVLERAEGIKREYDELDTVWFMAGSLFQQYPYDIPTEAFSFEIFKQAFVAVQSCVVHLQKVSLARRFALVPLGPPLLAYRSNCKAMLTAVDGAVELVVDRPYKAGESIVVWCGPQPNAKLLLNYGFVDDDNSYDRLVVKAALNTEDPQYQDKRMVAQRNGKLSVQHFIVSVGKEKEAVSDMLRYLRLGYVSDPSEMQSVISSQGPVCPVSPCMERAVLDQLADYFKARLGGYPTTLKEDESLLTNSNLDPKRRVATQLVRLEKKILHACLQATADLINQLPDHTVSPCPAPYAPLLK, from the exons ATGGAAGTTAGTCCTTTACACGATAGATGCATTTGGTATCCAATCCCTTCTTCGTCATCTTCGCATCGCCATCTCTTTCTCCATTCTAGGGTTTCAGTTTCCACTCGAAACAATCCCAggcttctttcttcttcttcttcttcttcttcttcttgtagaTCGGTTCGTTGGAGAAATTTGTGCTCCGCATCGACCTCTGATACCTTGGTGGCCGGTTCGCGTAAGGAGGACGGCAAGAATCGTGAGGTTGCGACCAAGAAGAAAGAAGGGGTACGACACGATGAGTTCGGGGGGGATTTGAAATCTTGGATGCACCAGAATGGTCTCCCTCCTTGTAAGGTTTTGCTCAAAGAAAGGCCTTCCCACGATCAGAAGCACAGTCCGATTCATTACGTTGCCGCCAGCCAGGATCTTCAG GTTGGGGATGTTGCATTTTCTGTGCCCAATTCATTGGTTGTGACACTTGAGAGAGTTTTGGGGAACGAAACCGTTG CGGAATTGTTAACTACAAATAAACTGTCGGAATTGGCATGCCTGGCTTTGTATTTGATGTATGAAAAGAAGCAAGGAAAGAAGTCTTTCTGGTACCCTTATATTAGAGAGCTTGATCGCCAGCGAGGGAGGGGTCAGTTGGCTGTGGAATCTCCTCTTTTATGGTCAGAAGCTGAACTGGCTTACCTTACTGGTAGCCCCACAAAG GATGAAGTTCTTGAAAGAGCTGAAGGAATTAAAAGGGAGTATGATGAGCTTGACACCGTCTGGTTTATGGCTGGGTCTCTGTTTCAG CAATACCCATATGATATTCCCACCGAGGccttttcatttgaaattttcaaacaaGCTTTTGTTGCTGTGCAGTCTTGTGTGGTGCATTTGCAG AAAGTTAGTTTGGCTCGAAGATTTGCTCTGGTTCCTCTTGGACCTCCTCTGTTAGCTTACAGAAGCAACTGCAAGGCAATGTTAACAGCTGTGGATGGTGCTGTTGAACTAGTAGTAGATCGCCCATATAAGGCTGGGGAATCTATTGTCGTTTG GTGTGGGCCACAGCCTAATGCAAAATTGCTTCTAAACTATGGATTTGTTGATGATGATAATTCTTATGATCGTCTAGTGGTTAAG GCAGCTTTAAATACCGAGGATCCTCAATATCAGGACAAAAGAATGGTTGCTcaaagaaatggaaaattatCAGTACAACATTTTATT GTGTCTGtaggaaaggaaaaagaagcagTCTCAGATATGCTTCGTTATCTTCGATTGGGCTATGTTTCGGATCCTTCAGAGATGCAATCTGTAATCTCCTCTCAAGGTCCAGTTTGTCCA GTAAGCCCTTGTATGGAACGAGCAGTGTTGGACCAACTTGCTGATTATTTTAAGGCACGGCTTGGAGGCTATCCGACTACGTTGAAGGAAGATGAGTCTCTG TTGACAAATAGTAATTTGGATCCAAAGAGGCGTGTTGCTACTCAGCTGGTTAggttagaaaagaaaatactaCATGCATGCCTGCAGGCAACGGCTGATTTGATAAACCAGTTACCAGATCACACTGTATCCCCATGCCCAGCTCCTTATGCTCCATTGTTGAAATAG
- the LOC107415125 gene encoding 4-coumarate--CoA ligase-like 9, with amino-acid sequence MEQRNSAIDPRNGFNSVTKIFHSLKPPIYLPPEHVPLSVAAFALSLRRNFPWPDSIALIHSSSGRTVSYSEFVHRTKTLAENLRTTLGLSKGDTAFILSPNSIQIPILYFSLLTIGVVISPVNPVSTESEIVRLIGLCKPAIAFSTSTNAHKLRNLHLKTILTDSPEFDSMSSIPIREREPEPMEAIRQSDLAAILYSSGTTGKVKGVMLTHRNLIFTTAGFYADLTERESPAVLLYTVPYYHIFGFLYCVKSIGVNDTAVVMEKFDLGKMVKAVEEYRVSQLLLVPSVVVAMVKKAHHLKAAGHDLSSLELVRCGAAPLGKDMAMAFKAKFPNAVLSQGYGLTETTGGVFRTDTEESLLRGSTGRLLGSSEAKIVDPETGQGLCPCQQGELWVRGPSIMKGYIGDIDTTSAAIVSGGWLRTGDLCYIDEEGYLYVVDRLKELIKYKGYQVAPAELEHLLQSHPQIVDAAVIPYPDEEAGQLPMAVVERRPNSNLGEEEVVEFVAKQVAPYKKIRRVAFVESLPKSAAGKILRNELKNMFIAPSLSKL; translated from the exons ATGGAGCAGAGGAATTCCGCTATCGATCCCAGAAACGGTTTCAACTCAGTAACAAAAATTTTCCACAGTCTCAAACCTCCTATTTACCTTCCTCCTGAGCATGTTCCTCTCTCAGTCGCTGCATTTGCTCTGTCTCTCCGCCGCAACTTCCCTTGGCCCGACTCAATCGCCCTTATCCACTCCTCGTCGGGTCGGACCGTCTCGTACTCCGAGTTCGTTCACCGAACCAAAACCCTCGCCGAGAATCTCCGTACCACACTCGGACTCTCCAAAGGAGACACTGCATTTATACTCTCTCCAAACTCCATTCAAATTCCAATCCTCTACTTCTCGCTTCTCACTATCGGCGTGGTTATCTCTCCGGTCAATCCAGTCAGCACTGAGTCAGAGATCGTCCGGCTCATCGGGCTTTGCAAACCAGCCATCGCCTTCTCCACGTCAACCAACGCTCACAAGCTCCGTAATCTCCACCTCAAAACAATTTTGACCGACTCGCCTGAGTTTGACTCAATGAGCAGCATTCCAATACGGGAACGAGAACCAGAACCAATGGAAGCGATCAGACAATCGGATTTAGCGGCGATTTTGTATTCTTCGGGGACAACTGGGAAGGTCAAAGGAGTGATGTTGACTCACAGGAATCTGATATTCACAACCGCCGGATTCTACGCGGATCTAACAGAGAGAGAATCGCCGGCTGTTTTACTCTACACGGTGCCGTATTACCACATATTTGGGTTCTTATACTGCGTGAAATCGATAGGCGTGAACGACACCGCGGTGGTAATGGAGAAGTTTGATTTGGGGAAAATGGTGAAAGCTGTGGAAGAGTACAGAGTGAGCCAGTTGCTATTGGTCCCATCAGTGGTGGTGGCCATGGTAAAAAAAGCTCATCATTTAAAAGCTGCTGGCCATGACTTGAGCTCTTTGGAGCTGGTAAGGTGTGGTGCAGCTCCTCTCGGTAAGGATATGGCTATGGCGTTCAAAGCTAAGTTTCCCAATGCAGTATTATCACAG GGTTATGGGTTGACCGAGACGACAGGGGGAGTTTTCCGGACAGACACAGAAGAAAGTCTGCTGCGTGGCTCGACAGGAAGGCTTTTAGGAAGTTCGGAAGCTAAAATAGTAGATCCAGAGACGGGGCAGGGTTTGTGTCCTTGCCAGCAAGGAGAGCTTTGGGTTAGAGGACCATCCATAATGAAAG GGTATATTGGTGACATAGACACTACTTCGGCAGCCATTGTTTCTGGTGGGTGGCTGAGGACCGGTGACCTCTGTTATATTGATGAAGAAGGTTATCTTTATGTCGTTGATAGGCTTAAGGAGTTGATCAAATACAAAGGATATCAG gtaGCTCCTGCAGAATTAGAACACTTGCTTCAATCTCATCCACAGATAGTCGACGCTGCTGTGATACC ATATCCAGATGAAGAAGCTGGTCAGCTTCCCATGGCGGTTGTGGAAAGACGTCCCAATAGTAACCTTGGAGAAGAAGAGGTGGTGGAGTTTGTGGCCAAACAG GTTGCTCCATACAAAAAGATTAGGCGAGTAGCATTTGTGGAATCCTTACCCAAGAGTGCAGCTGgaaaaatattaagaaatgAGCTGAAGAACATGTTCATTGCACCCTCTTTGTCCAAACTCTGA
- the LOC107415155 gene encoding 4-coumarate--CoA ligase-like 9 isoform X1 has protein sequence MDHNNPQPAIDPRSGFNSETKIFHSLRPPIHLPPEHFAISAAAYALSLRRNLPWPDSVALIDSSTGQHIYYSELTHRINTLAANLQTTIGLSKGDTAFILSPNSTTIPILYFSLLTLGVVISPANPLSTESEIMRLIGLCKPIVAFSTSAFAHKLSKLRPKIKIIIIDSHVFDTMTKSSKWELEPAEVRQSDLASIMYSSGTTGKVKGVMSTHRNLIAMIATYHAPLIKRESPAVFIYTVPYFHMFGFFYCARSVSVSDTVVVVMGKFDVRKTLRAVEEFKVTHMMLVPPVVVAMVKSNLTAGYDLSSLEQVTSGAAPLGKDVITAFKSKFPDVVLAQGYGMTEVTGAAFRTINREETERWGSTGRLSGGFEAKIVDAETGKALFPCQEGELWLRGPSIMKGYMGDKDTETTWAAIVSGGWLRTGDLCYIDEEGFLYVVDRLKELIKYKGYQVTPAELEQLLQTHPEIVDAAVIPYPDEEAGQLPMAVVVRQSKSTIGEADVINFVASKVAPYKKVRRVVFVEVIPKSAAGKILRKDLRKIFVPGYLSRL, from the exons ATGGACCACAACAATCCTCAACCTGCTATCGATCCCAGAAGCGGTTTCAACTCAGAAACAAAAATTTTCCATAGCCTCAGACCTCCCATTCATCTTCCTCCCGAACATTTTGCGATCTCTGCTGCAGCATATGCTCTCTCTCTCCGCCGCAATTTGCCTTGGCCTGACTCAGTCGCGCTCATCGATTCTTCCACGGGTCAACACATTTACTACTCCGAGCTCACTCACCGTATTAACACCCTCGCCGCCAATCTCCAAACCACCATCGGACTCTCTAAAGGTGATACAGCATTTATACTCTCTCCCAACTCAACTACCATTCCGATCCTCTACTTCTCGCTTCTCACTCTCGGCGTCGTAATCTCTCCGGCCAACCCTCTCAGTACCGAGTCAGAGATTATGCGGCTCATCGGGCTTTGCAAGCCAATTGTTGCATTTTCCACATCAGCTTTCGCTCACAAACTCTCAAAGCTCCGtcccaaaatcaaaatcattatcATCGATTCCCATGTGTTCGACACAATGACTAAGAGCTCAAAATGGGAGCTTGAGCCGGCGGAAGTGAGACAATCCGATTTGGCGTCCATCATGTATTCTTCGGGGACAACCGGGAAAGTCAAAGGAGTGATGTCGACCCACAGGAATCTGATAGCCATGATCGCAACCTACCACGCTCCTTTGATAAAGAGGGAGTCGCCCGCAGTTTTCATCTACACGGTGCCGTATTTCCACATGTTTGGGTTTTTTTACTGCGCCAGGTCGGTGTCTGTGAGTGAtacggtggtggtggtgatggggAAGTTTGATGTGAGAAAGACGTTGCGAGCTGTGGAAGAGTTTAAGGTGACACACATGATGTTGGTCCCACCTGTGGTGGTGGCCATGGTGAAGTCTAACTTAACCGCAGGCTATGACTTAAGCTCGCTGGAGCAGGTCACGTCCGGTGCAGCTCCACTAGGGAAGGATGTGATTACTGCCTTCAAATCCAAGTTTCCAGACGTTGTTTTGGCACAG gGTTATGGTATGACAGAGGTGACAGGGGCAGCTTTCCGAACAATTAATCGAGAAGAAACTGAGCGGTGGGGTTCAACAGGGAGGCTATCTGGAGGTTTTGAAGCAAAAATTGTAGATGCAGAGACAGGGAAGGCTTTGTTTCCATGCCAAGAAGGAGAGCTTTGGCTTAGAGGACCATCCATAATGAAAG GTTATATGGGTGACAAAGACACAGAAACAACTTGGGCGGCCATAGTCTCCGGTGGTTGGCTGAGGACAGGTGACCTCTGTTATATTGATGAGGAAGGTTTCCTTTATGTTGTTGATAGGCTCAAGGAGTTGATCAAATACAAAGGATATCAg GTAACCCCTGCAGAACTGGAACAGTTGCTCCAAACCCACCCGGAGATAGTTGATGCTGCTGTCATACC CTATCCTGATGAAGAAGCTGGTCAGCTGCCCATGGCTGTGGTGGTAAGGCAATCAAAAAGCACCATCGGTGAAGCAGATGTGATCAACTTTGTTGCCAGTAAG GTTGCCCCATACAAAAAAGTTAGGCGTGTGGTATTTGTGGAAGTCATACCAAAGAGTGCAGCAGGGAAAATATTAAGAAAAGACTTGAGGAAGATTTTTGTCCCAGGCTATTTGTCTAGACTGTAA
- the LOC107415155 gene encoding 4-coumarate--CoA ligase-like 9 isoform X2: MDHNNPQPAIDPRSGFNSETKIFHSLRPPIHLPPEHFAISAAAYALSLRRNLPWPDSVALIDSSTGQHIYYSELTHRINTLAANLQTTIGLSKGDTAFILSPNSTTIPILYFSLLTLGVVISPANPLSTESEIMRLIGLCKPIVAFSTSAFAHKLSKLRPKIKIIIIDSHVFDTMTKSSKWELEPAEVRQSDLASIMYSSGTTGKVKGVMSTHRNLIAMIATYHAPLIKRESPAVFIYTVPYFHMFGFFYCARSVSVSDTVVVVMGKFDVRKTLRAVEEFKVTHMMLVPPVVVAMVKSNLTAGYDLSSLEQVTSGAAPLGKDVITAFKSKFPDVVLAQGYGMTEVTGAAFRTINREETERWGSTGRLSGGFEAKIVDAETGKALFPCQEGELWLRGPSIMKGYMGDKDTETTWAAIVSGGWLRTGDLCYIDEEGFLYVVDRLKELIKYKGYQVTPAELEQLLQTHPEIVDAAVIPYPDEEAGQLPMAVVVRQSKSTIGEADVINFVASCPIQKS; encoded by the exons ATGGACCACAACAATCCTCAACCTGCTATCGATCCCAGAAGCGGTTTCAACTCAGAAACAAAAATTTTCCATAGCCTCAGACCTCCCATTCATCTTCCTCCCGAACATTTTGCGATCTCTGCTGCAGCATATGCTCTCTCTCTCCGCCGCAATTTGCCTTGGCCTGACTCAGTCGCGCTCATCGATTCTTCCACGGGTCAACACATTTACTACTCCGAGCTCACTCACCGTATTAACACCCTCGCCGCCAATCTCCAAACCACCATCGGACTCTCTAAAGGTGATACAGCATTTATACTCTCTCCCAACTCAACTACCATTCCGATCCTCTACTTCTCGCTTCTCACTCTCGGCGTCGTAATCTCTCCGGCCAACCCTCTCAGTACCGAGTCAGAGATTATGCGGCTCATCGGGCTTTGCAAGCCAATTGTTGCATTTTCCACATCAGCTTTCGCTCACAAACTCTCAAAGCTCCGtcccaaaatcaaaatcattatcATCGATTCCCATGTGTTCGACACAATGACTAAGAGCTCAAAATGGGAGCTTGAGCCGGCGGAAGTGAGACAATCCGATTTGGCGTCCATCATGTATTCTTCGGGGACAACCGGGAAAGTCAAAGGAGTGATGTCGACCCACAGGAATCTGATAGCCATGATCGCAACCTACCACGCTCCTTTGATAAAGAGGGAGTCGCCCGCAGTTTTCATCTACACGGTGCCGTATTTCCACATGTTTGGGTTTTTTTACTGCGCCAGGTCGGTGTCTGTGAGTGAtacggtggtggtggtgatggggAAGTTTGATGTGAGAAAGACGTTGCGAGCTGTGGAAGAGTTTAAGGTGACACACATGATGTTGGTCCCACCTGTGGTGGTGGCCATGGTGAAGTCTAACTTAACCGCAGGCTATGACTTAAGCTCGCTGGAGCAGGTCACGTCCGGTGCAGCTCCACTAGGGAAGGATGTGATTACTGCCTTCAAATCCAAGTTTCCAGACGTTGTTTTGGCACAG gGTTATGGTATGACAGAGGTGACAGGGGCAGCTTTCCGAACAATTAATCGAGAAGAAACTGAGCGGTGGGGTTCAACAGGGAGGCTATCTGGAGGTTTTGAAGCAAAAATTGTAGATGCAGAGACAGGGAAGGCTTTGTTTCCATGCCAAGAAGGAGAGCTTTGGCTTAGAGGACCATCCATAATGAAAG GTTATATGGGTGACAAAGACACAGAAACAACTTGGGCGGCCATAGTCTCCGGTGGTTGGCTGAGGACAGGTGACCTCTGTTATATTGATGAGGAAGGTTTCCTTTATGTTGTTGATAGGCTCAAGGAGTTGATCAAATACAAAGGATATCAg GTAACCCCTGCAGAACTGGAACAGTTGCTCCAAACCCACCCGGAGATAGTTGATGCTGCTGTCATACC CTATCCTGATGAAGAAGCTGGTCAGCTGCCCATGGCTGTGGTGGTAAGGCAATCAAAAAGCACCATCGGTGAAGCAGATGTGATCAACTTTGTTGCCA GTTGCCCCATACAAAAAAGTTAG